caattacatccggctaaacaaaTAAAACACGTACGAAAAATATCACCTCAGTCTTGTAGAATACAATGTTGCAGTAACAGTGAGATTTTTTTCCATACTGCCAGAAGAGCCTCATGAGAAGAAttcaggagtcatagtggactctaagctatcgacttcccctGTTGTCCCCTGTGTTTGGGCATCTGGACCAAGCAAACATCCAGTTAGCACTGACCAGCCATCCCCTACACCCCACCTTCCCACAGGGTGGTCATCTACCCATTCACCAGAAGGCTCCACTGGGGCTGGCTGGAAGCAGAAGATCCTGGGGTGACCCAGCAGTCTACAAGAGTCAGAACAAGGTTAGAAAAGAAAGATCTGGAGAGCTTTGGTGACAGATGAACAGCAGAATACGGCGTTTAAAAAGTTATAGTAGAAACGGACAAGGACCTTAACAGAATTAAATGAACAGACTTTACCCTATCCAACCCACACACTTTTACTCCGGACGTGAAGCTGAAACAGCGAGAGCCGCTTCACTTCCGCTCTTGATTTCTTGTCATGACCTCAGATATCCACCAGATGTCGCTGTTAATACCGGGGCGGAGACTTCAAAGCTACGAATCTTGATCCGCACAAACAGTAAGAAAGCCTCAAAGCTTCACGGGACTTCATTTTCTCATCACTAGCAAAGATGCTGTACAGCAAAGCCTAGCAACAAAAGAAATCCGCATCCTCCTCTCTAAATTGTTAGATTAACTCATTTTACTTACAAAAGAGAGAATGcccttttatttttgaatattgctAGTGTTGTTTCTATAGACTGCTAAAGTCCACTAACTTGTCGAATtaaagtgcatctggaaagtattcacagcgcatcactttttccacattttgttatgtcacagccttattccaaaaaggattcaattcattttttttcctcagaattctacacacaacaccccataatgacaacgtgaaaaaagtttacttgagctttttgcaaatttattaaaaataaaaaaaaaacctgagaaatcccataaccataagtattcacagcctttgctcaatactttgtcgatgcccctttggcaccaattccagtctcaagtctttttgaatatgatgccacaagcttggcacgcctatccttggccagtttcgcccattcctctttgcagcacctctcaagctccatcatgttggataacaagcgtcagtgcacagacattttaagatctctctagagatgttcaattggattcaagtctgggccactcaaggacattcacagagttgtcctgaagccactcctttgatatcttggctgtgtgcttagggtcgttgtcctgctgaaagatgaaccgtcgccccagtctgaggtcaagagcgctctggagcaggttttcatccaggatgtctctgtccattgctgcagtcatctttccctttatcctgactagtctcccagttcctgcccccacagcatgatgctgccaccaccatgcttcaatgtagggatggtattggcctggtgatgagcggtgcctggtttcctccaagcgtgacacctggcattcacaccaaagagttcaatctttgtctcatcagaccagagaattttgtttctcatggtctgagagtccttcaggtgccttttgcaaactccagacgggctgccatgtgccttttactaaggagtggcttccgtctggccactctaccataaaggccTGACTGgcgaattgctgcagagatggttgtccttctggaaggttctcctctctccacagaggacctctggtgctctgacagaatgaccatcgggttcttggtcacctccctgactaaggcccttctcccccagtcgctcagtttagatggccggccagctctaggaagagtcctggtggttttgaacttcttccacttatggatgaatgaggccactgtgctcattgggaccttcacaGCAGCAGACaagtttctgtaaccttccccagatttgtgcctccagACAATCCtttctcggaggtctacagacaattcctttgacttcatgctcggtttgtgctctgacatgaactgtcaagtgtgggaccttctatagacaggtgtgtgcctttccaaatcatgtccaatcaactgaatttaccacaggtggactccaatgaagctgcagaaacatctcaaggatgatcaggggaaacaggaggcacctgagctcaatttggagcttcatggcaaaatcTGTAGatacttgtgtacatgtgctttttcaattttttttatttttaatacatttgcaaaaaccttgagtaaacttttttcacgttgtcattatggggtgttgtgtgtagaattctgagggaaaaaatgaatttaatccattttggaataaggctggaacataacaaaatgtggaaagagtgatgcgctgtgaatactttccggatgcagtgTAGTTCTctttaaaatgacatcttttgAGAAGTACAAAGGGTAGAGTTATTATCTATAACCAGACAGTGAACTACTTTGTGCACAGCAGGGccaaaccaaaaaacaaataaataaaaaaaatcagtgcatGTTACCGCTAAAGTTATTCTACAGATTATCAAGGTAATGTGCAGATTAACTAGGGTGATCCGTTAAAGTGCtgaatattgtttaatttctcaAATTATGCAGATAATCTGCACATTACTTACTAGGCACTCgttaaagtgaaaataagatCTTTGGTGGAACAGCAACATTTCTGTAcgcttaaattattttatttatttttcgaaATCCAAAGAATCAAGTTGATACAATCAAACAATTACCTGATAGAATCAattaaaacacaataacaaagaATCAAACggtttaaaatattacaattgaGGATGCGATGAAATAATCGGCTTTACAACAATCCCTTCTTtcgcactttgtttttgttgacaagGTTCGCAttaatccaaaaacatttttatttgggCTTGGGTTATGTttttataaagtgtatttaattGCTTGATCAATTCAGTCTATTCCACCGTGGCCAACTGACAAATGAgttgtaacaactggtagttgagtattgaagttctcggagctgaactttgctgcgcacttcccccaagctatcggctagtgGAATGCCAGCGCcctacacgcagctgtacccagctcattaacaggcgaacactcgtgtcccatacaccgcacgaccccgagtgtctctgtaaataattgcatagatggaatatctagcaagacacagctctgtcctttataatctctttaatagagcagagagtcaaaaacaaagcttaacacattgcaaggccattgccaaggtcattcataaagacatctttctccatgatggtaactgttacacttttatataagtgggctgcaaatgaaccaaacccacccaaactaacttgacataaacacataacatttctaatacaaaagaaatcgactgccttgcttaattaacataaaaagtaaactctaaagaaatgcccataatgcaccaggctgttagcgctgactgccgggtcattacaatattatattttgAATCTTCGCTTAAGATGTTTGCGAAGAATCTTTTCATTTCACCAATTCAGTGCTTGCTTGCATactaggatataaaaaaaaaatgacacaaattcACACGCTAACAGGCAGAAACGGATTTGAAAACAGAATTAGCTATGCTACGCTCTGGCAGCCGACACAATTTGAGAAATAAACAACCGGCGACAACAAGACGCTGGCGAAACCAAACTAAGTGGAGGGAGAGCGAGAAGGAAATGAGAAACAAACTTTTGAACTTTAACGATACGGAAGCTGTTAATGTGCACAGTACCTAGGTAAAATGCGGAAAACTCTTGATTCTGCACGTTAACGGAGCAAACCAGTTAATCTGCAGATTAGCTATAGGTAGGCCTAATGTGCACATTAATGCTTTCGACCTTTAGCGGTAACACATATAAAGACCCAGCCCTGGCTGGGATGGCTGCAGTGATTAAAGACAATCAACTGGACATGTTCATGGTCTCACCACTCCCCCCTcccaaaataagtaaataaataaataaaaaaagtacatttaaaattcaaGAATCAAAACAGATGAGGTAATTAAAGAAGTGCTACTTCTAAGAATAGCCTCATCTGAAAGGAAGTCTCCAAGATGTTAACATAGCAATTGATAAACTGCAAACTGAAATATTGAGGTTAAGCAAAGTTAATTGTCTTGCAGAATGAAGAGAAATCCCTCAAGACCAGTTACTCCCCTGGGACTAAACTTGTGGGTAATCACAATCCTAATGCAATGGAGAACAAGGAATAAATTAAGTCTCATGCGATACCACCCAGGACAGGTAAGCAAAGTTAAGCCTCATTTCAGAGAGGCCACTAGAAGTTTGCATTGAATGGAACCCAACTGCCaagggaaataataaaaaaaataaataaataaatcagcaatTCAGGATTTGGGTGCCAAGTGTTGGCTGTGGTATTAAAAGGTCAGTAGATATGCAAAAGCCACCCACCTCCACAGAATTATCCAATATCAACTTGCACAAAACATTACCTCGAGAAAAATTCAATTTGGTCAAAAGCGGAGACGTGGGGTGGTGGGGGACGATGGCGGGGGTGCTGGGTGGTTTGACAAGCCGTCCCCACCCTGcgaaatgtctgtctgtccaatgaaaactctggagaagaataacattttattttcaaagttcacTTTACAGCACGTTTTAAACCTGTTGACCACATTCCTTCATTAAAACAACATATATGTTCcattcttctttcattttctgcttGGTAACACCAAAGTCTATGCATAGTCGGCTTATTTTAAAGtagacatcttcaacctctgtccctccgcgtgctgctggctccacggttgagcccagcacagctgctaccaacacggagcaaagcgcacccacgtcgggaactgaaactccaaaagatgtagataagcctacacaatcctccagctctgcgcccgtgtcgggtactccaaacctctgtcttcaacaaaatatacagtctggtctgcctgacttaaatatggatagcccatcccaacctattttaattaattatgccAAAAGCGTATTCGCAAAGAAACTGAGATGTTTTAGTGTTATCAGTatcgaccatggcttgaatattctgttgtccgtgatgccaacttttgctttgcctgccacGAATTTAGTTTTTCCAATTTggaccgcgaggacatattcaccaaacacggctacactaattggaaaaaagctctagaaaaagacggttgcggcttccacaaacactcgtctagtatcccgcacgtcacagccatgtctgcatggcaagagtatcagAGCTGGGCAGAGACgagtgaaagcatagttcaactactgggtcaaacccagatagaaaagaatagatattatgtgaaaagcattggggtggccgttcagttccttgcagtcaatgaactggctctgcgtggtcacaatcacgtaGGTTGGGAAGGAcagacttttccttaagttctttgattacacaatcaaaaaagatgccaaacttgcagaaattgtaaaatacatcccagacaacgcaaaatacagtacacatccaatgtaattcaaaatgaaataattgaggctcttgccaaaatggtggtaaaagatatcaggaccaaatatgaaaaagctgactctcctagACTTTGTATTAAAACCCTCCTCTTGTGTTAGGGTCTGCGCCGAcccgttttaaattttaaatgcatacaagaatcacataaatttgtttattgcatcaaggcttttgactttgtcaggaacctctatttcaacaaaataaagcaaaaaaaaaatatttttactaaattataaaatgttcttGTTGAAATTTTGACCTTTGTGTTGTTAGGGTAGGTTTCGACCCAGTTATGATAATACGATGATAAAGCAATAATTAGAGCCCAAACTGAAATCCTAAGCACACTGTCAGCTGACACACTGACAAGCAGCTCCTCTCCTAATCATGTGAGCTTTCTCATTTTGCGTGGCTTTCCAGGATAcctgcacaaaaacaaaacaaacaaagacgGTCATATCCAGACATGTCAGGTGAATTCACTCATTTGAGTGGCCATTTGACTTGCAGAGTGCACATTTACAATTTGCAGCATGCAAAAATGAGAAGAAGATTTACAGTGAGTCAAGTTCTGGATCATATTGTTGGTGAAAATGAAGGAGAGGACACAGAGCAGCATAGCGATTCAGATGAGCCGGTTTCTGAGGAGGAAGACAATGTGGAGTATCAtccagaagacacagacacatcTGATGAGTCGCATGAGGAGGTCACtggtgctgaagctgctcctgctGAAAGATTCAAGTCCAAAAATGGTAAGATCTTTTGGAGCTCAGTACCTCATGATGTACATGGCAGGGCAGCTGCTGCAAATGTCATCCAAATGACCCCTGGAATTACAAGGTTTGCTCTGACCAGAGTCAGTGACATCAAGACATGTTTTGAGCTATTTAAGCCATTGTCACTAAAAAGAATCATCATTACTATGACGAACCTTGAAGGAAAAAAAGTCCATGGCGACATGTGGAAAGACATTGATGAGGAATACCTGGATGCTTTCATTGGTGTTCTTCTTCTTGCTAGAGTGTACAGATCCTGCAATGAGGCCACTGATAGTCTATGGGACGCAtcaacaggcagaaatattttccGGGCAACAATGTCACTTCAGACATTTCAAATGATATCAAGAGTCCTCAGAAAGAGGTGTCAGGTCTGGCCAAGCAATAAGGACAGAGAGACAAATGTATTGTGTTTCAACTGCAAGAAATATCTCTGCAGAGAACAAACAAGAAGTGTCACTTTTGGCCACACATGCctctaaacacacacatacacaagcatGTTCTTTCACACAGACGTTTTTACTCTGATTAGCTTTGTATTAGTTTTGGAACTTGTAATTGATTtctatttgtttgattttcttgattggtttttgtttatttgaccatgcaaatatatattttgtgtcatGAGCtgttctgcttttcattttttttcagtttctattaaagttctaatgttaaaaaaatatttttgttgccttTTCTTGGTGTAAATATCTATGCGTCGAAATTGACCCGTAACACCATAGATGTCACTTTAGTtatgaatattaaaatgaaaaaataaataaaacttttttttttttttaagagatgtGTTCTATACCCCTCAGTATTAGTCAGGTAACAcaacaaccttttatttattaatacgattctcttgaggttcattttaccatttttttttaattgaatcaaGGGGTATACTGACAAAAAAAGGCCCAGAGGCCCACACCAAAAGTATTAAAACCAACATTTTCATGGCTAAGGAAGCCTAACAAGGGAACCAAGAGATGAGAAACAAATTGGATGATAGCTTattgtttttagtgttttttataGCTGATTTAATACATGGGTCAAAACCGACCCGTTAACATAAGAGATAACAGAAAGCTAACACAAGAGGATGGTTAAAAGTGATGGTGCCAGGGATCACTGTGACATTGACAatgtgtctgtagtgattagatttgtccaaatctccatccctgaagaacacccgagtggcttaattgaactgaatcagcttgatgctgaatatttgtaaccaaattctgtcacatctctcagagctaggttacagcccagacaatttagtgtgtccgtgttttgatgtcatgtctggggcaaggagTAGtgcccaggctttgttacaagtacattccatatgtacactgctacaaccagcagctccatttagcagtgatacatgcaatggaatcagaacctctggctggtaaaattcattgaacacattttgtcacagatatgtttcacacacatacaatacacccacactgaaaagacttctagaaatacagtggaccagtcattatgatgtcacaaagtacATTGCCAACAATGAGAAGGCTATAAAGGGGGGCTTCTCttagaggtagcagaggctggcactgccccttttgacatttgcatagaggcatgtggtcttttgacccaatgaaaaaagcagaatttctttaaCACAGCAAAATTCATCCTTcttgtgctgaaaccagccaatgcaattctacaggcacatgcagtggatttgtgcactgctgggAGGTGGGGACAGCGTCACTGGCCAAACTGAAGGAGATGAGAAGCCACTCATTCTGGAAGGatcatttctctcagtgtgaaagtaggcctaccaatttgCTCAAAAGGAAACAAAGTTAACTTACAGCTTGATGATAGGATTGTtgtgtctacgcttgggcatggtgaatctgatgaacaaattgctcctaattggacttttaaaagggctatatTCAGCATTCTTgctagagctattgtggaaatggagacaagattctctcagagaaatgttgaattgagggccacatcgcttcacctgccaaaatgagaattatttcttgatcattctctcctgaaacctcttcaggcacagagcaaaacagcaggagcttgcaaaatgaaattactgtgtcaaaaaacaaacaatgttgatcaataaactgccagctgatgctaatctgaGGCATGCAAAACGCATtaagcagtacaaagaggccttccctatgttgcattcgctatgTGTCACAACACTCATCATTAATGAGTCTTCTACTGCATGCGACAGCTCTCTCTACCTTGAACCACATTCTCATACCAAACAATGCTAaattcaaggaagagaaaaaaaaaagtagtcatTCTAgcacatgagaaaaaaaacaatgaacatcTAGTCATGAAtgaatttcagaatttgccaagagtaaccacAGACTGGttctgtagataatatccaggttaaaacactggaaactgatatcctatagacTTCCTAATGACTACAACGAGCCAAGtctctgttcttgctctcatgttgtatacatttgactatAGGGGAGGAAATGGAATACTACTCAAACCCCTCTCCCAACAACATGTGGAAATCTTAGTAAAACTGGATAGGAAACCTAGAATTTGTGTAGGTAAAAGCACAATGAGATAGCACACTGTAGATCAGGTTCCagtacagccaaaaaaaaaacagtcatgtaatcaaaacaatttttttatttttattaacatttcagATTCACTTTTTGCCAGTTCATCCTTCTTACAGCGAGTACAGCCAAAATGAGCATCACCATCATAAGTGTAGCTGCAGCTCCTAGCACCAGGTATCCAGTGGGAAGAGAGGCTGTGGGAGGAGAAGGCAAGCAAAGGACATTTACTCCGAAATTCTCCAGATCAGGTTTAGCACCAAGGAACAAAGTAGTAACCTGGCCTCATCCAGGAGGAAGGAAGATGGATCTTTACCTTCCTGCTCCAGTCTGGAAGTTTCCACCTGGTCAGCCTCAAAGATCACAGGACCACTGTGAATGAGCACATTCTTCCTGGCAAGAGGAATCTGTGCCACCTTGTCTGCAGCTCTGCCAGATCCTGAAAGCAGAAGGGTTAAGATTAAATCAAATCCATTAACCATCCACAAGTATGGGCAATCTGGCTACAAAAACAGTTACCACAAAATAAGGTAAACTCTTGACTCCTCCAGGTATTAAAATAGGAAGGCACTAGAAGACACACAAGCACACCATAAAAACCAAAAGTAGCCAAAAGCTACTCACTTCTAGCAGGGCAAGTCTGagtacaggggtctgctgcagagGGGTAGCAGGCAGCAGCAACACAGTAGATAAAGATCTACAGAGACAGCAAGGACAGTGGTGAACTCAAATATCTAGATTTTTCTCACGACTGGATTCTGAGACACTCCAAACCAGAGAATACATTTCAGACAAAACCATATTAATCTCAAggaagcacaaaacaaaaattcccACTTAGCAAGGAAACCCACCTTTTCAGCCAAGGCTTTCCGAGTGACAGGATccacaaaagcaaacatctcaaacacaaatctcttgtaatgacttgggtaggccactccagatgtgctgtccaCAGTCACCAAGCTGGTCAAATAGTTGTCTCCTGTGTTTGGACACCTGTGACAAGCAGACCTCCCCAGTTACCACTGAACAGCCAACATCTCCTCCCCACCCTCACACAAGAGACAACTACCCATTCTTCAGAAGGCTCCACTGGGGCTGGCTGGAAGCAGAAGGTCCTGGGGTGACCCAGCAGTCTCCAAGAGTCAGAACAAGGTTAGGGTCAGTCCTGTTCACGATGTGCACTTCCACAGCCACAGGATCCCTCAGAGTTTTGGTCACAGGGTAGTCAGCATCCACATAGTAGGAGCCATAGGAGGAATCTGGGCATGGAAATCATGGTCAAGAGATTGCCAACTAACCTACAAATCTGCTCATTGGTTTTAAAAAACCCACACACCTTCTCTTCAAAAAGGAGAGACACACCACATAAAAGTACCTGTTGCAATGACCAATTCCAGGTCAAATGGCCCTTGCTCTACTACAGGAAGAGGTGGCGCCACAGTATACACCTCAGCCTCCACTTGCACATCCTGGCTTCCCGAGTAGGTGCACTTGAAGAATAACCTGAGGAGAAAAACGCATCATAGCAGGTAGAGCACATTTAGGGTCAGAGGAAGCAGGTTGAGAAGACTTACTTGTAGACACTGTCCCTGGTGATGGAGCCCTCTGGACCGGTCTTCACAGTGATGGCAGCAGACATGGTGTTCTGGTAGGTCACATTGCCACCAGACACCTGAAACAGCATAATCACTGCTGACAACTACATTTTGGAAATCAGCTTTCCACTCTACTAGCTCCATTTTGGAATATTAAAAAGGAGTGGATTCTCGATCAGGAATCAAACCCATTAAAAACCTTTATCCGTTGCATCTTATCAAGCCAAAGGAAAATGCTAAATACAACCCAATTTTCAACTAGGTCCTTAAAGTTTCTTCTAGCCAACATTACTACATCCCCCAGATGGAGTCTCACCTGAACTGTGCTGCCACAGGCACTAACTGGAAACTGGTACATGACAAAGCTGGACAGGCTGGTCACAGGGCTGCAGCCAATGGAACTGCTGTCCACCAACTGGAGGAGAGCCAAGATTCAGGGGAGGAAGG
This genomic window from Polypterus senegalus isolate Bchr_013 chromosome 4, ASM1683550v1, whole genome shotgun sequence contains:
- the LOC120528249 gene encoding zona pellucida sperm-binding protein 4-like isoform X2, with the protein product MARLDCWFLFWLVVCVSGAYSSFDRSGDVTKKCDDADKTMTLSIAGSPLVFLQKTVGGLVKVTKDLAGVVFRVKSGRTTLNVPLFSPYGYASEQDSQYVVTIALGSRSNVKTFTCPKPARRSVNVAERCAVTNSEKLPCGGSSSITQADCEANNCCYDLSSSTSPCYYANDVTVQCTLDGQFVVVVSENVTLPPLDLGSIQLVDSSSPSCSPVTSLSSFVMYQFPVSACGSTVQVSGGNVTYQNTMSAAITVKTGPEGSITRDSVYKLFFKCTYSGSQDVQVEAEVYTVAPPLPVVEQGPFDLELVIATDSSYGSYYVDADYPVTKTLRDPVAVEVHIVNRTDPNLVLTLGDCWVTPGPSASSQPQWSLLKNGCPNTGDNYLTSLVTVDSTSGVAYPSHYKRFVFEMFAFVDPVTRKALAEKIFIYCVAAACYPSAADPCTQTCPARRSGRAADKVAQIPLARKNVLIHSGPVIFEADQVETSRLEQEASLPTGYLVLGAAATLMMVMLILAVLAVRRMNWQKVNLKC